Proteins co-encoded in one Juglans regia cultivar Chandler chromosome 16, Walnut 2.0, whole genome shotgun sequence genomic window:
- the LOC109006956 gene encoding probable carboxylesterase 12 yields the protein MESSRNDEITHEFFPFFKVFKDGRVERFMLSDTQKVPPSDDPRTGVRSKDVVISSEPQVSARIFLPQIPEPNKKLPLLVYIHGGGFSIESAFNPGYHKFVSALSAKASAIAVSVEYRLAPEHPIPACYEDSWAALQWVASHANGDGPDPWLNNHADFRRVFLAGDSAGANISHQLVVRLGSCGLPGVKLSGMALVHPYFGGTEDDKMWLYMFPENRGPEDPRLKPAAEDLTGLGCERVLIFVAAEDHLRERGTGYHEDLKKSGWKGTVEIVEHEEEDHVFHLRKPNCEKALDLVDRLASFVKQG from the coding sequence ATGGAATCATCAAGAAACGATGAGATAACCCACGAGTTCTTCCCCTTCTTCAAAGTTTTCAAAGATGGTCGTGTGGAAAGATTCATGCTTTCTGATACCCAGAAAGTCCCTCCTTCTGATGACCCACGCACTGGCGTTCGATCCAAAGATGTAGTCATCTCGTCCGAACCCCAAGTCTCTGCGCGTATTTTCTTGCCCCAAATACCCGAACCGAACAAGAAGCTACCTCTCCTTGTTTACATCCATGGAGGAGGGTTTTCCATTGAATCCGCTTTCAATCCTGGTTACCACAAGTTTGTCAGCGCTCTCTCGGCCAAAGCCTCAGCCATAGCCGTCTCGGTGGAGTATAGGCTAGCCCCCGAGCACCCGATACCGGCGTGTTACGAGGATTCGTGGGCCGCGCTTCAGTGGGTGGCATCCCATGCAAATGGAGATGGTCCCGATCCGTGGTTGAATAACCATGCGGACTTCCGGCGGGTTTTTTTGGCGGGCGACAGTGCCGGGGCAAACATTTCGCATCAACTGGTCGTTCGTCTCGGGTCATGCGGTTTGCCCGGTGTAAAACTGTCTGGGATGGCTTTGGTGCACCCGTACTTTGGAGGTACGGAGGATGACAAGATGTGGCTGTACATGTTTCCGGAGAATAGAGGTCCGGAGGATCCTAGGCTGAAACCAGCCGCAGAGGATCTAACCGGGCTAGGATGTGAGAGGGTGCTGATTTTTGTGGCTGCAGAAGACCATTTAAGAGAGAGGGGGACGGGTTACCATGAAGACTTGAAGAAAAGTGGGTGGAAAGGAACGGTGGAGATCGTGGAACATGAGGAGGAGGACCACGTGTTCCATCTGAGAAAGCCCAACTGCGAGAAAGCTTTAGATCTCGTGGACAGGTTGGCTTCCTTCGTCAAGCAAGGCTAG
- the LOC109006954 gene encoding nodulation protein H-like isoform X3: MIVFVFTMVCGVYICSICLKQISTHGRAGFLDVPVIQKPCPEPQIEPWEIPYVHYPIPKTYSRAECACNPVRYFVILSIQRSGSGWFETLLNNHTNISSNGEIFSVKVRRSNISTIVETLDKIYNLDWLSSASKNECTAAVGLKWMLNQGLMQHHAEIVEYFNAWGVSVIFLFRRNLLRRMISVLANLYDRDAKLLNGTHKSHVHSPHEAEILANYKPMINATLLIPNLKQVEETTAKALEYFKSTQHIIVYYEDVVKNNTKLIDIQDFLKVPRRQLTSRQVKIHKGSISSQITNWDDVQKTLKGTHYESFLHADYRK; the protein is encoded by the exons ATGATCGTCTTCGTCTTTACAATGGTGTGTGGCGTGTATATATGCTCAATTTGTCTAAAGCAAATTAGCACTCACGGCAGGGCCGGATTTCTTGATGTCCCAGTGATTCAAAAGCCATGTCCAGAACCTCAAATCGAACCATGGGAAATTCCTTATGTTCACTACCCTATACCTAAAACCTATAGCAG GGCTGAATGTGCATGTAATCCTGTTCGATATTTCGTCATTTTGTCAATTCAGAGATCTGGAAGTGGATGGTTTGAGACATTGTTAAACAATCATACTAACATAAGCTCCAATGGGGAGATTTTCTCTGTTAAAGTTAGGAGAAGTAATATTTCAACTATTGTTGaaactttggataaaatttataatcttgACTGGCTCAGTAGTGCCTCAAAGAACGAGTGCACAGCTGCAGTTGGCCTAAAGTGGATGCTTAATCAG GGTTTGATGCAGCATCATGCAGAAATAGTAGAGTACTTCAATGCATGGGGAGTTTCAGTTATATTTCTCTTTCGAAGGAATCTTTTGCGTAGAATGATTTCAGTTTTGGCAAATTTGTACGATCGTGATGCTAAGCTTTTAAATGGAACCCACAAATCTCATGTGCATTCACCACatgag GCAGAGATACTTGCAAACTACAAGCCTATGATCAATGCAACGTTGCTGATACCCAATCTGAAGCAAGTAGAAGAAACAACTGCCAAAGCTTTGGAGTACTTCAAGAGCACCCAGCACATCATTGTATACTATGAGGATGTAGTAAAAAACAATACT AAGTTGATAGATATTCAAGATTTCCTGAAGGTTCCACGTAGGCAATTAACGAGTCGTCAGGTGAAGATACACAAAGGATCCATATCTAGTCAGATTACGAATTGGGATGATGTCCAAAAGACGCTCAAGGGGACTCATTACGAGAGTTTCCTGCATGCAGATTATCGAAAGTAA
- the LOC109006954 gene encoding nodulation protein H-like isoform X2, which translates to MAGNPFSFIKDIIAIKTPKKSTLVLRMIVFVFTMVCGVYICSICLKQISTHGRAGFLDVPVIQKPCPEPQIEPWEIPYVHYPIPKTYSRAECACNPVRYFVILSIQRSGSGWFETLLNNHTNISSNGEIFSVKVRRSNISTIVETLDKIYNLDWLSSASKNECTAAVGLKWMLNQGLMQHHAEIVEYFNAWGVSVIFLFRRNLLRRMISVLANLYDRDAKLLNGTHKSHVHSPHEAEILANYKPMINATLLIPNLKQVEETTAKALEYFKSTQHIIVYYEDVVKNNTLIDIQDFLKVPRRQLTSRQVKIHKGSISSQITNWDDVQKTLKGTHYESFLHADYRK; encoded by the exons ATGGCTGGCAATCCGTTTTCCTTCATCAAG GATATTATTGCAATAAAGACCCCCAAGAAATCTACATTGGTGCTTAGGATGATCGTCTTCGTCTTTACAATGGTGTGTGGCGTGTATATATGCTCAATTTGTCTAAAGCAAATTAGCACTCACGGCAGGGCCGGATTTCTTGATGTCCCAGTGATTCAAAAGCCATGTCCAGAACCTCAAATCGAACCATGGGAAATTCCTTATGTTCACTACCCTATACCTAAAACCTATAGCAG GGCTGAATGTGCATGTAATCCTGTTCGATATTTCGTCATTTTGTCAATTCAGAGATCTGGAAGTGGATGGTTTGAGACATTGTTAAACAATCATACTAACATAAGCTCCAATGGGGAGATTTTCTCTGTTAAAGTTAGGAGAAGTAATATTTCAACTATTGTTGaaactttggataaaatttataatcttgACTGGCTCAGTAGTGCCTCAAAGAACGAGTGCACAGCTGCAGTTGGCCTAAAGTGGATGCTTAATCAG GGTTTGATGCAGCATCATGCAGAAATAGTAGAGTACTTCAATGCATGGGGAGTTTCAGTTATATTTCTCTTTCGAAGGAATCTTTTGCGTAGAATGATTTCAGTTTTGGCAAATTTGTACGATCGTGATGCTAAGCTTTTAAATGGAACCCACAAATCTCATGTGCATTCACCACatgag GCAGAGATACTTGCAAACTACAAGCCTATGATCAATGCAACGTTGCTGATACCCAATCTGAAGCAAGTAGAAGAAACAACTGCCAAAGCTTTGGAGTACTTCAAGAGCACCCAGCACATCATTGTATACTATGAGGATGTAGTAAAAAACAATACT TTGATAGATATTCAAGATTTCCTGAAGGTTCCACGTAGGCAATTAACGAGTCGTCAGGTGAAGATACACAAAGGATCCATATCTAGTCAGATTACGAATTGGGATGATGTCCAAAAGACGCTCAAGGGGACTCATTACGAGAGTTTCCTGCATGCAGATTATCGAAAGTAA
- the LOC109006954 gene encoding uncharacterized protein LOC109006954 isoform X4: MAGNPFSFIKDIIAIKTPKKSTLVLRMIVFVFTMVCGVYICSICLKQISTHGRAGFLDVPVIQKPCPEPQIEPWEIPYVHYPIPKTYSRAECACNPVRYFVILSIQRSGSGWFETLLNNHTNISSNGEIFSVKVRRSNISTIVETLDKIYNLDWLSSASKNECTAAVGLKWMLNQAEILANYKPMINATLLIPNLKQVEETTAKALEYFKSTQHIIVYYEDVVKNNTKLIDIQDFLKVPRRQLTSRQVKIHKGSISSQITNWDDVQKTLKGTHYESFLHADYRK; this comes from the exons ATGGCTGGCAATCCGTTTTCCTTCATCAAG GATATTATTGCAATAAAGACCCCCAAGAAATCTACATTGGTGCTTAGGATGATCGTCTTCGTCTTTACAATGGTGTGTGGCGTGTATATATGCTCAATTTGTCTAAAGCAAATTAGCACTCACGGCAGGGCCGGATTTCTTGATGTCCCAGTGATTCAAAAGCCATGTCCAGAACCTCAAATCGAACCATGGGAAATTCCTTATGTTCACTACCCTATACCTAAAACCTATAGCAG GGCTGAATGTGCATGTAATCCTGTTCGATATTTCGTCATTTTGTCAATTCAGAGATCTGGAAGTGGATGGTTTGAGACATTGTTAAACAATCATACTAACATAAGCTCCAATGGGGAGATTTTCTCTGTTAAAGTTAGGAGAAGTAATATTTCAACTATTGTTGaaactttggataaaatttataatcttgACTGGCTCAGTAGTGCCTCAAAGAACGAGTGCACAGCTGCAGTTGGCCTAAAGTGGATGCTTAATCAG GCAGAGATACTTGCAAACTACAAGCCTATGATCAATGCAACGTTGCTGATACCCAATCTGAAGCAAGTAGAAGAAACAACTGCCAAAGCTTTGGAGTACTTCAAGAGCACCCAGCACATCATTGTATACTATGAGGATGTAGTAAAAAACAATACT AAGTTGATAGATATTCAAGATTTCCTGAAGGTTCCACGTAGGCAATTAACGAGTCGTCAGGTGAAGATACACAAAGGATCCATATCTAGTCAGATTACGAATTGGGATGATGTCCAAAAGACGCTCAAGGGGACTCATTACGAGAGTTTCCTGCATGCAGATTATCGAAAGTAA
- the LOC109006954 gene encoding nodulation protein H-like isoform X1: protein MAGNPFSFIKDIIAIKTPKKSTLVLRMIVFVFTMVCGVYICSICLKQISTHGRAGFLDVPVIQKPCPEPQIEPWEIPYVHYPIPKTYSRAECACNPVRYFVILSIQRSGSGWFETLLNNHTNISSNGEIFSVKVRRSNISTIVETLDKIYNLDWLSSASKNECTAAVGLKWMLNQGLMQHHAEIVEYFNAWGVSVIFLFRRNLLRRMISVLANLYDRDAKLLNGTHKSHVHSPHEAEILANYKPMINATLLIPNLKQVEETTAKALEYFKSTQHIIVYYEDVVKNNTKLIDIQDFLKVPRRQLTSRQVKIHKGSISSQITNWDDVQKTLKGTHYESFLHADYRK, encoded by the exons ATGGCTGGCAATCCGTTTTCCTTCATCAAG GATATTATTGCAATAAAGACCCCCAAGAAATCTACATTGGTGCTTAGGATGATCGTCTTCGTCTTTACAATGGTGTGTGGCGTGTATATATGCTCAATTTGTCTAAAGCAAATTAGCACTCACGGCAGGGCCGGATTTCTTGATGTCCCAGTGATTCAAAAGCCATGTCCAGAACCTCAAATCGAACCATGGGAAATTCCTTATGTTCACTACCCTATACCTAAAACCTATAGCAG GGCTGAATGTGCATGTAATCCTGTTCGATATTTCGTCATTTTGTCAATTCAGAGATCTGGAAGTGGATGGTTTGAGACATTGTTAAACAATCATACTAACATAAGCTCCAATGGGGAGATTTTCTCTGTTAAAGTTAGGAGAAGTAATATTTCAACTATTGTTGaaactttggataaaatttataatcttgACTGGCTCAGTAGTGCCTCAAAGAACGAGTGCACAGCTGCAGTTGGCCTAAAGTGGATGCTTAATCAG GGTTTGATGCAGCATCATGCAGAAATAGTAGAGTACTTCAATGCATGGGGAGTTTCAGTTATATTTCTCTTTCGAAGGAATCTTTTGCGTAGAATGATTTCAGTTTTGGCAAATTTGTACGATCGTGATGCTAAGCTTTTAAATGGAACCCACAAATCTCATGTGCATTCACCACatgag GCAGAGATACTTGCAAACTACAAGCCTATGATCAATGCAACGTTGCTGATACCCAATCTGAAGCAAGTAGAAGAAACAACTGCCAAAGCTTTGGAGTACTTCAAGAGCACCCAGCACATCATTGTATACTATGAGGATGTAGTAAAAAACAATACT AAGTTGATAGATATTCAAGATTTCCTGAAGGTTCCACGTAGGCAATTAACGAGTCGTCAGGTGAAGATACACAAAGGATCCATATCTAGTCAGATTACGAATTGGGATGATGTCCAAAAGACGCTCAAGGGGACTCATTACGAGAGTTTCCTGCATGCAGATTATCGAAAGTAA
- the LOC109006958 gene encoding cyclin-dependent kinase inhibitor 7-like, which yields MGDCTRNCKRNAPLEGSSTGATAVSKRRRIVGLPDENVELESYPARSSFVDLPENAAAPANSADSRAANVGVLCSSFCTDQLTASCCSSNDQSNEDVRDNSRLMDLEAKISFETVDSTYINNKLSRETTPSSDLCGDSDEMDSLARKPSAENHRPSILVAKAPPKEEIEEFFATADKYEQKRFAEKYNYDIVKDVPMEGRYQWVRLKP from the exons ATGGGGGACTGTACGAGGAATTGTAAGCGAAATGCACCATTGGAGGGCTCAAGCACCGGCGCCACGGCTGTGTCGAAGAGGAGGAGAATCGTTGGTTTGCCTGACGAGAATGTTGAGCTCGAGAGCTACCCAGCTCGTTCCAGCTTCGTGGACTTGCCTGAGAATGCGGCTGCTCCAGCTAATTCAGCAGACTCCAGAGCGGCAAACGTCGGTGTTTTATGCTCGAGCTTTTGTACGGACCAGCTCACGGCGTCTTGTTGCTCTAGCAATGATCAGTCGAACGAGGACGTGAGAGACAACTCGAGGCTCATGGATCTGGAG GCCAAGATCAGTTTCGAAACCGTAGACTCAACGTACATCAACAACAAACTCAG CCGAGAGACGACGCCGTCGAGCGACCTCTGCGGAGACTCGGACGAAATGGACTCGCTGGCGAGGAAACCTTCGGCAGAGAATCATCGGCCGAGCATCCTGGTGGCGAAGGCTCCACCGAAGGAGGAGATCGAGGAGTTCTTTGCAACGGCCGACAAGTACGAGCAAAAGCGGTTCGCGGAGAA GTACAACTATGACATTGTGAAGGATGTGCCCATGGAGGGTCGGTACCAGTGGGTTCGTTTGAAGCcatga
- the LOC109006953 gene encoding probable carboxylesterase 7, with protein sequence MNQPLSLSLSSSLSLSLIPSKFCIPRRRPGVLHSNAHASSALSLSNPVLFRSSINQRKASHIVVSSPSSSSPRPRSSSLDIDASSSDIAVDYSPFIKIYKDGRVERMVGTEVVPPSLDRQTGVESKDVVISPETGVSARLYRPNTTSQTRKKLPLLVYFHGGGFCVDTAFSPRYHRYLNSLVAEANVVAVSVDYRRAPEHPVPVAYDDSWDVLKWVASHVGGKGPDEWLKNQLVDFGRVVFAGDSAGATIAHHMGLRVGAEGLSGVKLQGIVLVHPYFWGKEPIGGEVAEAEKKAKIDALWRFIFPATSGCDDPNINPATDPKLGSLGCGKVLVCVAEEDLLRDRGLYYRELLENSEWGGVVEVMETSGEGHVFHLDNPDGENAVAMLDRIVSFINWREP encoded by the coding sequence ATGAATCAGCCCctctctttatctctctcttcctccctctctttATCTCTGATTCCCTCCAAGTTTTGTATACCCCGGAGGAGACCCGGCGTTCTCCACTCGAATGCGCATGCTTCGTCTGCTCTATCTCTATCCAACCCTGTCCTTTTCAGATCTTCCATAAACCAGAGAAAAGCAAGTCATATCGtagtttcttctccttcttcttcttctcctcgtCCTCGTTCTTCTTCCCTTGATATCGATGCAAGCAGCAGTGACATTGCAGTTGACTACTCTCCCTTTATTAAAATCTACAAAGATGGTCGAGTAGAGCGAATGGTAGGCACGGAGGTCGTTCCTCCATCCCTCGATCGCCAAACAGGGGTTGAATCCAAAGACGTCGTTATCTCCCCAGAAACAGGCGTGTCTGCCAGGCTTTACAGACCCAATACCACCAGCCAGACCCGGAAAAAACTTCCTCTCCTTGTTTATTTTCATGGTGGAGGCTTTTGCGTCGACACTGCTTTCTCTCCCCGATACCATAGGTACCTTAACTCCCTCGTTGCCGAAGCCAATGTTGTTGCTGTCTCTGTCGACTATAGGAGGGCCCCAGAACACCCTGTTCCTGTTGCTTACGACGATTCATGGGATGTGCTTAAATGGGTTGCGTCCCATGTTGGTGGTAAGGGTCCAGATGAATGGCTAAAAAACCAGCTTGTAGATTTTGGAAGAGTGGTTTTTGCCGGGGACAGCGCTGGGGCTACTATTGCGCACCACATGGGCTTGAGAGTAGGCGCAGAAGGATTGAGTGGTGTCAAGCTCCAAGGGATTGTGTTAGTTCATCCATATTTCTGGGGCAAAGAACCAATTGGTGGCGAAGTGGCCGAGGCTGAGAAGAAAGCAAAAATCGATGCTTTGTGGCGTTTTATTTTCCCAGCGACAAGTGGGTGCGATGACCCGAACATAAATCCAGCTACGGATCCCAAACTGGGGAGCTTGGGATGTGGGAAAGTGCTGGTTTGTGTTGCGGAGGAGGATTTGTTGAGGGATAGAGGGTTGTATTACCGTGAATTACTGGAGAATAGTGAGTGGGGAGGGGTTGTTGAGGTCATGGAGACATCGGGGGAGGGCCATGTGTTCCATTTGGACAACCCAGATGGTGAAAATGCTGTGGCTATGCTCGACCGGATTGTTTCTTTCATCAATTGGCGCGAGCCCTGA
- the LOC109006960 gene encoding polyadenylate-binding protein RBP47-like, with amino-acid sequence MAQSTNGGDLNTQQQQQQWMQSQQQQQQQWMAMQYPAAAMALMQQQQQMMMYNYLPYAPPPPHHYQQQQAQMQHQHQKHLGSPDEVKTIWIGDLHHWMDEAYVHNCFGHTGEVISVKVIRNKQTGQSEGYGFVEFYSHATAEKFLQTYNGAMMPNTEQPFRLNWATFGAGDKRSDAGSELSLFVGDLAADVTDAMLQETFATRYPSVKGAKVVIDSNTGRSKGYGFVRFGDENERSRAITEMNGMYCSSRPMRLGVATPKKSAGHQQQYSSQALVLAGGQASNGVIQGSQSDGESNNTTIFVGGLDSDVSDEDLRQPFSQFGEIVSVKIPVGKGCGFVQFSNRKNAEDAMQSLSGTVIGKQTVRLSWGRSPASKQWRADPSNQWNGGHSRGQGYGAYGYVAPQTQGLGMYATAAIHGAS; translated from the exons ATGGCGCAGTCAACGAACGGCGGTGATTTGAACAcgcagcagcaacagcagcaaTGGATGCAATcgcagcagcaacagcagcagcagtgGATGGCCATGCAATACCCGGCGGCGGCCATGGCGCttatgcagcagcagcagcagatgATGATGTACAATTACTTGCCTTAcgcccctcctcctcctcatcattATCAGCAGCAGCAAGCTCAGATGCAGCATCAACATCAGAAGCATCTGGGTTCCCCGGACGAGGTCAAGACCATTTGGATCGGTGACCTCCACCATTGGATGGACGAAGCTTACGTCCACAACTGCTTTGGTCACACTGGCGag GTAATCTCAGTAAAGGTCATACGCAATAAGCAGACTGGTCAATCAGAGGGGTATGGCTTTGTTGAGTTCTATTCTCATGCTACTGCCGAGAAATTTTTGCAGACCTATAATGGTGCAATGATGCCAAATACAGAGCAGCCATTCCGTCTAAATTGGGCGACCTTTGGTGCGGGAGATAAACGATCAGATGCTGGTTCTGAACTATCCCTATTTGTTGGGGATTTGGCAGCAGATGTAACAGATGCCATGTTGCAGGAAACCTTTGCTACTAGATATCCATCTGTTAAAGGAGCGAAGGTGGTAATTGATTCAAATACTGGTCGTTCAAAAGGTTATGGATTTGTTAGGTTTGGTGATGAAAATGAGAGGTCAAGGGCTATTACTGAAATGAACGGCATGTATTGTTCAAGTCGGCCCATGCGCTTAGGTGTTGCAACCCCCAAAAAATCAGCTGGACATCAACAACAGTACTCCTCACAAG CCTTGGTGTTAGCTGGTGGGCAAGCATCAAATGGTGTCATACAAGGTTCTCAATCTGATGGCGAGTCAAATAACACAACT ATCTTTGTTGGAGGGCTAGACTCTGATGTCAGTGACGAAGATCTTCGGCAGCCATTTTCCCAGTTTGGCGAGATTGTCTCTGTGAAAATACCAGTTGGAAAGGGATGTGGATTTGTGCAGTTTTCCAATAG AAAGAATGCTGAGGATGCCATGCAAAGTTTGAGTGGAACAGTCATTGGCAAGCAAACGGTTCGTCTTTCTTGGGGCCGCAGTCCAGCAAGCAAGCAG TGGAGAGCAGATCCCAGTAACCAGTGGAATGGGGGTCACAGCAGAGGGCAAGGCTATGGTGCCTATGGATATGTTGCGCCACAGACTCAGGGTCTGGGGATGTATGCTACAGCTGCAATTCATGGAG
- the LOC109006955 gene encoding probable carboxylesterase 7, which produces MDSVRSSTSEVAHEFLPYFRAYKDGRVERYFGTDIVPPSLNSHNGISTKDVQIFQVAGLTARVYIPSTISPGQKQLPVMVYYHGGGFFMGSPFCATYHNHVASLVAEACIVAVSVDYRLAPEHPVPVGYEDSWVALQWVISHFNGDGPEAWLREYADFQRVFLVGDSIGGNIVHNVAARAGVEGLAAGVRIAGACLVQPYFAMKESAGTGVEDRSWLFSCPTTSGFDDPRVNPAEDSRVSRLGCSKVLIFLAENDDMRERGLLYCETLKKSGWEGEIEIVETEGEKHVFHLFNPNCEKALALLKSLASFINQDKAT; this is translated from the coding sequence ATGGATTCCGTGAGAAGTAGTACTTCTGAAGTTGCACACGAATTCCTCCCATATTTCCGCGCATACAAAGATGGACGAGTAGAGAGGTACTTCGGTACCGATATAGTCCCTCCATCACTCAATTCCCACAATGGGATTTCCACCAAAGATGTTCAAATTTTTCAAGTTGCAGGCCTCACAGCACGCGTTTACATCCCAAGCACCATCAGCCCAGGCCAGAAGCAGCTTCCAGTTATGGTGTATTATCATGGCGGAGGCTTCTTCATGGGCTCACCATTCTGCGCAACGTATCACAACCACGTTGCCTCTCTCGTAGCCGAGGCATGCATCGTTGCGGTATCCGTTGATTACAGATTGGCCCCAGAACACCCGGTGCCGGTTGGTTATGAAGACTCTTGGGTTGCACTTCAGTGGGTGATTTCCCATTTTAATGGTGATGGCCCTGAAGCCTGGCTGAGAGAATATGCAGATTTTCAGAGAGTTTTTCTGGTTGGGGACAGCATAGGTGGCAATATTGTGCACAACGTGGCTGCGCGGGCTGGGGTTGAAGGTTTGGCCGCAGGTGTAAGAATTGCAGGAGCTTGTCTGGTTCAGCCCTATTTCGCAATGAAAGAAAGCGCCGGTACTGGCGTGGAGGACAGATCGTGGCTTTTTTCTTGTCCAACAACAAGCGGGTTCGATGATCCGAGGGTGAACCCGGCCGAGGATTCGAGGGTGTCGAGGCTAGGATGCTCTAAGGTGCTAATTTTTCTTGCGGAGAACGACGATATGAGAGAGAGGGGTTTGCTCTATTGTGAGACGTTGAAGAAGAGTGGGTGGGAAGGTGAGATAGAGATAGTAGAGACGGAAGGAGAGAAGCACGTGTTTCATTTGTTCAATCCAAATTGCGAGAAAGCTCTTGCCTTGTTGAAGAGCTTGGCTTCTTTCATAAACCAGGACAAGGCTACTTAA